In Cloacibacillus sp., one genomic interval encodes:
- a CDS encoding response regulator transcription factor, whose translation MIRLLIADDHELFREGLKSLLARETDIELAGSCSDGTEALAAIAAIKPDVVLMDVTMPHMNGIAATQKICADNPQAAVIMLSMHNDRRFIAEALKAGAKGYILKESSPELVVDAIHTVYGGDYCLPPKVCSVLVEDYLRLLETSGMADKSPLSERENEVLRLLVKGRTAKQIADALSISKNTVDTHRRRMMDKLGYDSMAELTRYAIREGLLTLD comes from the coding sequence ATGATAAGACTTCTCATAGCGGACGACCACGAACTGTTTCGAGAAGGGCTCAAAAGCCTGCTCGCGCGCGAGACGGACATAGAGCTTGCCGGCTCCTGCTCCGACGGGACGGAGGCGCTTGCCGCGATAGCCGCGATAAAGCCGGACGTCGTCCTGATGGACGTTACGATGCCGCATATGAACGGCATCGCGGCGACGCAGAAGATATGCGCGGACAACCCTCAGGCAGCCGTAATAATGCTTTCTATGCACAACGACAGGCGCTTCATCGCGGAGGCACTCAAGGCCGGCGCCAAAGGCTACATATTAAAAGAAAGTTCACCTGAGCTTGTCGTGGACGCGATACACACAGTCTACGGCGGCGACTACTGCCTTCCGCCGAAGGTCTGCTCCGTGCTTGTGGAGGATTACCTGCGGCTTCTTGAAACAAGTGGTATGGCCGATAAATCGCCGCTGTCGGAGCGCGAAAACGAAGTGTTGCGGCTTCTGGTGAAAGGTCGCACAGCAAAACAGATAGCCGACGCCCTTTCCATAAGCAAGAACACGGTAGATACGCACAGACGCCGCATGATGGACAAACTGGGCTACGACAGCATGGCTGAGCTGACCAGATACGCCATACGGGAAGGCCTGCTTACGCTAGACTAG
- a CDS encoding ATP-binding protein — MYANDFFDKMFFEQTLIPIALYQMDGDVSKLGAAAVRFLEVNEAYEHVNKVARDGVVGRTFADVWAGVEPCWSEIIVRCLLEKHAVHCENESKATGKYLEAIAFPLSNERAVTVFLDRTVLKKSEMALREKEHTLTSYRNMLRELATKLTLSEESTRREIANDIHDRIGHSLLAQLLDLRKLKENFDLPAGARSIVEKTIVETEQMITESRELIFELSPPILLEVGITPAIEALADNLLTPQSIKWHVTARGSIDDFPADDAVCVILYRMTRELLINVIKHAAASTVYISINRGPGRIQVVVEDDGRGISKKKKAASGLGLFSIRERLLHIGGEMQLISNKDGTTISLMAPLKMKAEPK; from the coding sequence ATGTACGCAAATGATTTTTTTGATAAAATGTTTTTTGAGCAGACCCTCATTCCCATCGCGCTATATCAGATGGACGGCGACGTCAGCAAACTGGGGGCGGCCGCGGTTCGTTTCCTTGAAGTGAACGAGGCTTACGAACACGTCAATAAAGTTGCTCGCGACGGCGTCGTCGGCAGGACCTTTGCCGACGTCTGGGCCGGCGTTGAGCCGTGCTGGTCGGAGATAATAGTCCGGTGCCTCCTTGAAAAACACGCGGTTCACTGTGAAAATGAAAGTAAAGCTACAGGAAAATATCTTGAGGCGATAGCCTTCCCTCTTTCAAATGAGAGGGCCGTCACCGTTTTTCTGGACCGTACGGTCCTTAAAAAATCCGAAATGGCGCTACGTGAGAAGGAACATACGCTCACCTCGTACCGGAACATGCTGCGCGAGCTTGCCACGAAGCTGACGCTGAGCGAAGAATCGACGCGCCGCGAGATAGCGAACGACATCCATGACCGGATAGGCCATTCGTTGCTTGCGCAGCTTCTTGATTTGCGCAAGCTGAAAGAAAACTTCGACCTTCCGGCAGGCGCGCGTTCCATCGTCGAAAAAACCATCGTGGAGACGGAGCAGATGATAACCGAAAGCCGCGAGCTCATCTTTGAGCTGAGCCCGCCCATACTCCTTGAGGTCGGCATCACCCCGGCCATAGAGGCGCTGGCGGACAACCTGCTGACCCCGCAGTCAATAAAATGGCACGTCACGGCGCGCGGCAGCATCGACGATTTTCCCGCGGACGACGCAGTCTGCGTCATCCTTTACAGAATGACGCGCGAACTTCTTATAAACGTAATAAAACACGCCGCAGCTTCGACGGTGTACATCAGCATCAACCGCGGCCCCGGGCGCATACAGGTGGTCGTCGAAGACGACGGACGCGGGATCTCAAAAAAGAAAAAGGCAGCCTCCGGGCTGGGTTTATTTAGCATAAGAGAACGCCTGCTGCACATAGGCGGCGAGATGCAGCTCATCTCAAACAAAGACGGCACCACGATCTCTCTTATGGCGCCGCTTAAAATGAAAGCAGAACCGAAATGA